One region of Betaproteobacteria bacterium genomic DNA includes:
- a CDS encoding spore maturation protein: MLNRIWVAFILVGFVAAVAQLLQGDLDIFTRVLNGLFDTAKTGFDISLGLVGVMSLWLGIMKIGERGGLIQLFGRAMGPFFRRVFPDIPAGYPASGSIVMNFSANMLGLDNAATPLGLKAMRELQEINPKPDTASNPMIMFLVLNTAGITLIPTSVIAIRQSIALKQGLVGFNAADIFLPTLLGTFVSFCAGLIAVAIWQRINLFCKPVLAFFGGFAALMGGMYFWLAGMPPEQMAQMIGLLGSGLIVSIIALFVAVAAWRGIDVYESFVEGAKEGFGVAVQIIPYLIAMLVAISVFRTTGGMDYLIGAIRSAVLALGINDDFVPALPVGLMKTLSGSGARGLMVDVMTTYGVDSFQGKLAAIIQGSTETTFYVLAVYFGSVNITKTRYALACGLIADAVGLVGAILIGYAFFH, encoded by the coding sequence GTGCTCAATCGAATCTGGGTCGCTTTTATCCTTGTCGGCTTTGTCGCCGCAGTTGCGCAGTTGCTGCAGGGCGACCTCGATATCTTCACGCGGGTGCTGAACGGCTTGTTCGATACGGCCAAGACGGGTTTTGATATTTCGCTCGGGCTGGTTGGTGTCATGAGCCTGTGGCTGGGCATCATGAAAATTGGCGAACGGGGTGGGTTGATCCAGTTGTTCGGGCGGGCGATGGGGCCGTTTTTCCGGCGCGTCTTCCCTGATATCCCGGCTGGATATCCGGCCAGCGGCAGTATCGTGATGAATTTCAGCGCCAACATGCTGGGCCTGGACAATGCCGCGACACCACTTGGCCTGAAAGCCATGCGCGAGCTGCAGGAGATCAACCCAAAGCCGGATACGGCGAGCAATCCGATGATCATGTTCCTGGTGCTCAATACGGCCGGCATCACGCTGATCCCGACGTCGGTCATCGCCATCCGTCAGAGCATTGCGCTCAAGCAGGGGCTGGTTGGTTTCAACGCGGCCGACATTTTCCTGCCAACACTGCTCGGCACCTTCGTTTCTTTCTGCGCCGGGCTAATTGCGGTGGCCATCTGGCAGCGCATCAACCTGTTCTGCAAGCCGGTGCTGGCCTTCTTCGGTGGATTCGCGGCGCTAATGGGCGGGATGTATTTCTGGCTGGCCGGCATGCCGCCGGAACAGATGGCGCAGATGATTGGCCTGCTCGGCAGCGGCTTGATTGTTTCAATCATCGCGCTCTTTGTTGCCGTGGCGGCGTGGCGCGGTATTGATGTCTATGAGAGTTTCGTCGAGGGTGCCAAGGAGGGCTTTGGCGTTGCAGTACAGATCATTCCCTACCTGATCGCCATGCTGGTGGCGATTTCGGTGTTCCGCACCACGGGCGGCATGGACTACCTGATCGGCGCCATCCGCAGCGCCGTACTGGCGCTCGGGATCAACGACGACTTCGTGCCGGCGCTACCGGTCGGTCTGATGAAAACGCTGAGCGGCAGCGGCGCACGCGGCCTGATGGTCGATGTGATGACGACCTACGGCGTCGATTCCTTCCAGGGCAAGCTGGCGGCGATCATTCAGGGTTCAACCGAGACGACCTTTTACGTTCTGGCTGTCTATTTCGGCAGCGTCAATATCACCAAGACCCGCTACGCGCTGGCCTGCGGGCTGATCGCCGATGCCGTCGGGCTGGTCGGGGCGATCCTGATCGGCTACGCGTTTTTCCACTAA